A stretch of Ferribacterium limneticum DNA encodes these proteins:
- a CDS encoding Smr/MutS family protein, producing MIDPEDLAAFQAAVADIEPLPPVNRVHLTKPKRPVLVRPSTDEKRPPSPKKSRDNALPAHWNAPGSSQDTDQSKPLNPDHAAFQAAMAGVQPLPAPNLVQHGTCPPPPRPLQHIADERAALHESLHGHIGLQDRLEGGDEPHYLRTGLAQTVLRDLRRGRWVVQDEIDLHGLNRDEARQLLATFLAECLHHGRRCIRVVHGKGLGSPQKLSILRQLVRGWLAQREEVLAYCQAKPHDGGEGAMLVLLRAPKKQRAT from the coding sequence TTGATCGACCCGGAAGACCTCGCAGCCTTCCAGGCGGCGGTGGCCGATATCGAGCCACTGCCGCCGGTTAATCGCGTTCATCTGACCAAACCGAAACGGCCAGTCCTGGTCCGGCCATCGACCGACGAGAAACGCCCGCCGTCGCCGAAAAAAAGTCGCGACAACGCTTTGCCTGCACACTGGAATGCCCCCGGCTCGTCGCAAGACACGGACCAGAGCAAACCGCTCAATCCGGACCACGCCGCATTTCAAGCCGCAATGGCCGGCGTCCAGCCGCTACCCGCGCCCAATCTCGTCCAGCACGGCACTTGCCCACCGCCACCCCGCCCGTTGCAACACATTGCCGACGAACGAGCGGCGTTGCATGAAAGCCTGCACGGCCACATTGGTCTGCAGGATCGACTGGAAGGTGGCGATGAGCCGCACTATCTGCGGACAGGCTTGGCCCAGACCGTTCTGCGCGATCTACGGCGGGGGCGCTGGGTCGTTCAGGATGAAATCGATCTGCATGGCCTGAACCGAGACGAAGCACGCCAATTGCTCGCCACTTTCCTGGCTGAATGCCTGCATCACGGAAGGCGCTGCATCCGGGTCGTGCACGGCAAGGGTCTGGGCTCGCCCCAGAAACTCTCGATCTTGCGCCAACTGGTCCGTGGCTGGCTGGCCCAGCGCGAAGAAGTCCTGGCCTACTGCCAGGCCAAGCCACACGACGGCGGCGAAGGCGCCATGCTCGTCCTGCTGCGCGCCCCGAAAAAACAAAGGGCGACCTGA
- the rfaE1 gene encoding D-glycero-beta-D-manno-heptose-7-phosphate kinase: MSSNLLEKLSQVRLLVVGDVMLDRYWFGEVSRISPEAPVPVVKVERMEERLGGAANVARNAASLGAVSALLSVVGDDEAGRTLGRLLDEGQIDAALHIDREIDTTVKLRVIGRQQQLLRIDFETTPSHEILKAKLADFEQRVVQADVVILSDYGKGGLTHIAEMIRIARSYDKPVLVDPKGDEWGKYAGATVITPNRSELREVVGRWSSEEELAAKARKLRGELGLEALLVTRSEEGMTLFADDAVHHQPALAREVFDVSGAGDTVIATLAVMIAAGADWDEAIRVANIAAGIVVGKLGTAVVSREELIAAL, from the coding sequence ATGAGTAGCAACTTGCTGGAAAAACTGTCGCAGGTTCGTCTGCTGGTCGTTGGCGACGTGATGCTGGATCGCTACTGGTTTGGTGAGGTCAGCCGGATTTCTCCGGAAGCGCCGGTGCCCGTGGTCAAGGTCGAGCGGATGGAAGAGCGCCTTGGTGGCGCCGCCAACGTAGCGCGTAATGCGGCGTCGCTGGGGGCGGTTTCTGCCTTGCTTTCGGTTGTAGGTGACGACGAGGCCGGACGCACTCTCGGGCGACTGCTCGACGAAGGCCAGATCGATGCGGCTCTGCACATTGATCGCGAGATCGATACCACGGTCAAGCTCCGCGTCATCGGGCGCCAGCAGCAGCTACTGCGCATCGATTTTGAAACGACCCCATCGCACGAAATCCTGAAGGCCAAGCTGGCCGATTTCGAGCAACGTGTCGTCCAGGCCGATGTCGTGATCCTCTCGGATTATGGCAAGGGCGGTCTGACGCATATTGCCGAGATGATCCGCATCGCCCGTTCCTATGACAAGCCGGTCTTGGTCGATCCGAAGGGCGATGAATGGGGAAAATATGCCGGTGCCACGGTCATTACGCCGAACCGCTCGGAGCTGCGGGAAGTGGTCGGTCGCTGGTCTTCCGAGGAAGAGTTGGCTGCCAAGGCGCGCAAGCTGCGCGGCGAGCTTGGTCTCGAAGCCTTGCTGGTCACCCGCAGTGAAGAAGGAATGACCCTGTTCGCCGATGATGCGGTGCATCACCAGCCAGCACTGGCGCGTGAGGTTTTCGATGTGTCCGGGGCCGGAGATACGGTCATCGCCACGCTGGCGGTGATGATTGCCGCCGGCGCCGATTGGGACGAAGCCATTCGTGTGGCCAACATCGCCGCTGGCATCGTTGTCGGCAAACTCGGCACTGCTGTGGTCAGCCGCGAAGAACTCATCGCTGCACTGTAA
- the trxB gene encoding thioredoxin-disulfide reductase — protein MSQNARHNPLIILGSGPAGYTAAVYAARANLKPVLITGMAQGGQLMTTTEVDNWPAAADGIQGPELMANFEAHARRFETEILFDHIHTTKLTEKPFTLIGDAGTYTCDALIIATGASAMYLGLPSEETFAGKGVSACATCDGFFYRNKPVAVVGGGNTAVEEALYLANIASHVTVIHRREKFKAEKIMQDKLFKKAAEGKVTILWNSTLDEVLGDDSGVTGLSVKNVKSGETQKVDVHGVFIAIGHKPNTDIFAGQLEMDNGYLVTQAGRNGNATQTSIPGIFAAGDVQDQIYKQACTSAGSGCMAALDAERYLDNLGHA, from the coding sequence ATGTCCCAGAATGCCCGCCACAATCCCCTCATCATCCTCGGTTCCGGCCCAGCCGGCTACACCGCTGCTGTCTACGCTGCCCGCGCCAACCTCAAGCCGGTGCTGATCACTGGCATGGCCCAGGGAGGCCAATTGATGACCACCACCGAGGTCGATAACTGGCCGGCTGCGGCCGATGGCATCCAGGGCCCGGAGCTGATGGCCAATTTCGAAGCCCATGCCCGTCGCTTCGAAACCGAAATCCTGTTCGACCACATCCACACCACCAAGCTGACAGAAAAGCCCTTCACGCTGATCGGCGACGCCGGCACTTACACCTGCGACGCGCTGATCATCGCGACCGGTGCTTCGGCCATGTATCTCGGCCTGCCCTCCGAAGAAACCTTCGCCGGCAAGGGGGTTTCGGCCTGCGCCACCTGTGACGGCTTCTTCTATCGCAACAAGCCGGTCGCTGTGGTTGGTGGCGGCAACACCGCCGTCGAGGAAGCACTCTACCTGGCCAACATTGCAAGCCATGTGACAGTGATCCACCGCCGCGAGAAATTCAAGGCCGAAAAGATCATGCAGGACAAGCTGTTCAAGAAAGCCGCAGAAGGCAAGGTCACGATCCTGTGGAACAGCACGCTGGACGAAGTGCTCGGTGATGACTCCGGCGTCACCGGCCTGTCGGTCAAGAACGTCAAGAGCGGCGAGACGCAGAAGGTCGATGTACACGGCGTCTTCATCGCCATCGGCCACAAGCCGAACACCGACATCTTTGCCGGCCAGCTCGAAATGGACAACGGCTATCTGGTCACCCAGGCCGGCCGCAACGGCAATGCCACACAAACCAGCATTCCCGGCATCTTTGCCGCTGGCGACGTACAGGACCAGATCTACAAGCAGGCCTGCACCTCGGCCGGCTCGGGCTGCATGGCAGCGCTCGATGCCGAGCGTTACCTGGACAACCTCGGCCACGCCTGA
- the cysM gene encoding cysteine synthase CysM — MYKTLQDFVGNTPLVRLVRIPGADNDKRGNVILAKLEGNNPAGSVKDRPALSMIARAEARGDIKPGDTLIEATSGNTGIALAMAAAIKGYRMILVMPENQSVERRQSMRAYGAELVLTPKDGGMELCRDVADKMRDEGKGIILDQFANPDNPLAHYEGTGPEIWRDTEGKITHFVSSMGTTGTIMGTSRFLKEANPAIQIVGCQPEEGSQIPGIRKWPEAYLPKIFDKTNVDRVEYVSQADAEAMTRRLAMEEGIFAGISSGGALSVALRLSQQLENAVIVSIICDRGDRYLSTGVFPA, encoded by the coding sequence ATGTATAAAACCCTGCAGGATTTTGTCGGAAACACGCCGCTGGTACGTCTGGTACGCATTCCTGGTGCTGACAACGACAAGCGGGGTAACGTCATTCTCGCCAAGCTGGAGGGCAATAACCCGGCAGGTTCAGTAAAAGACAGGCCGGCGCTGTCGATGATCGCCCGTGCCGAAGCGCGTGGCGACATCAAGCCCGGCGACACGCTGATCGAGGCGACCTCGGGTAATACCGGCATCGCGCTGGCTATGGCGGCGGCGATCAAGGGGTACCGGATGATCCTCGTCATGCCGGAAAACCAGAGCGTCGAGCGCCGGCAAAGCATGCGTGCCTACGGCGCCGAACTGGTTCTGACGCCCAAGGATGGTGGCATGGAGCTGTGTCGCGATGTGGCCGACAAGATGCGCGATGAAGGCAAGGGCATCATCCTTGATCAGTTCGCCAACCCAGATAATCCGCTGGCCCATTACGAAGGCACCGGCCCGGAAATCTGGCGTGATACCGAGGGGAAAATTACCCATTTTGTTTCCAGCATGGGCACGACCGGGACGATCATGGGGACCAGTCGTTTCTTGAAGGAAGCGAACCCGGCCATCCAGATCGTTGGTTGCCAGCCGGAAGAGGGCAGCCAGATTCCCGGTATCCGCAAGTGGCCAGAAGCCTATCTGCCGAAAATTTTCGACAAGACCAATGTCGATCGCGTCGAGTACGTCAGTCAGGCCGATGCCGAGGCGATGACCCGGCGGCTGGCGATGGAAGAGGGCATTTTTGCCGGTATTTCCTCTGGCGGTGCATTGTCTGTGGCGCTGCGCCTGTCGCAGCAACTGGAGAATGCGGTGATCGTGTCGATCATCTGTGATCGGGGTGACCGTTATCTCTCGACAGGTGTTTTCCCGGCATGA
- a CDS encoding Crp/Fnr family transcriptional regulator, translating to MATTPCGLSLVVLRNVPLFSGLDDIELEKLSKVSGRKRVERGASVVRAGDSTDSLYILLSGRAKVTNTDEDGREIILAWLGPSEFFGEMGLIDGSPRSANVVAAEACELLFLSKDSFQRCLQDNFQVAQKLMKTLVLRLREADRKIESLALLDVYGRVARLLLDMSELVDGRRVIKKKMSKQDMAKMIGASREMVSKVMRDLELSGYIRIENDLTVIPGA from the coding sequence ATGGCAACTACCCCTTGCGGATTAAGTCTGGTGGTTTTGCGCAACGTGCCGTTGTTTTCCGGGCTGGACGACATTGAACTGGAGAAACTCTCCAAGGTCTCCGGAAGAAAACGCGTCGAACGTGGCGCCTCCGTGGTCAGGGCCGGCGATAGCACGGATTCCCTGTACATCCTGCTCAGCGGGCGGGCCAAGGTAACCAATACCGATGAAGATGGCCGCGAGATCATTCTCGCCTGGCTTGGTCCGAGCGAATTTTTCGGCGAGATGGGTCTGATCGACGGCAGTCCGCGTTCGGCCAACGTCGTTGCGGCCGAGGCATGTGAGTTGCTGTTCCTCAGCAAGGATTCCTTCCAGCGTTGTTTGCAGGACAATTTCCAGGTGGCACAGAAGCTGATGAAGACGCTGGTGCTGCGTTTACGCGAGGCGGATCGCAAAATCGAAAGCCTGGCGCTGCTGGATGTTTATGGCCGGGTTGCCCGTCTTTTGCTGGATATGTCGGAACTCGTCGATGGTCGACGGGTCATCAAGAAAAAGATGTCGAAGCAGGATATGGCGAAAATGATTGGTGCATCGCGCGAAATGGTCAGCAAGGTCATGCGCGATCTGGAGTTGAGCGGCTACATTCGCATCGAGAATGACCTGACGGTCATCCCGGGGGCTTGA
- a CDS encoding 3'-5' exonuclease gives MKPVLIFDIETIPDVAGLRRLNDLPGELSDDEVAELAFQQRRAKTGNDFLQLHLQRVVTISCVLRTSEGLKVWSLSEPDLNEGAIIQRFFDGIEKFTPQIVSWNGGGFDLPVLHYRGMLHGVSAPRYWDLGDGDYADSRDFKWNNYISRYHTRHLDLMDLLALYNGRANAPLDDLAKLFGFPGKLGMDGGKVWEAWQAGKIAEIRDYCETDVINTYLVYNRFRRLRGELTAEEEVAEGEFVKAQLAKIGTPQWQEFLAAWQ, from the coding sequence ATGAAGCCTGTTTTGATTTTTGACATCGAAACGATTCCCGATGTCGCCGGCCTGCGCCGCTTGAATGATCTGCCGGGCGAGCTTTCCGATGACGAAGTCGCCGAGCTGGCCTTCCAGCAGCGCCGGGCCAAGACAGGTAACGACTTCCTGCAGTTGCATCTGCAACGCGTCGTGACTATTTCCTGTGTGTTGCGGACCAGTGAGGGATTGAAGGTCTGGTCGCTGTCCGAGCCGGATCTGAACGAAGGGGCGATCATCCAGCGCTTTTTCGACGGCATCGAGAAATTCACGCCGCAGATCGTTTCGTGGAATGGTGGCGGGTTCGACCTGCCGGTACTGCACTATCGCGGCATGCTGCACGGCGTCTCGGCGCCACGCTATTGGGATCTCGGTGATGGCGACTACGCTGACTCGCGTGATTTCAAGTGGAACAACTACATCAGCAGGTATCACACCCGTCATCTCGATCTGATGGATCTGCTGGCGCTTTATAACGGCCGGGCGAATGCGCCGCTTGATGATCTGGCCAAGCTGTTTGGTTTTCCCGGCAAGCTCGGTATGGATGGCGGCAAGGTCTGGGAGGCCTGGCAGGCTGGCAAGATTGCCGAGATTCGCGATTACTGCGAGACCGATGTCATCAATACCTATCTGGTCTATAACCGTTTCCGTCGCCTACGCGGTGAATTGACGGCCGAGGAAGAAGTCGCCGAAGGCGAATTCGTCAAGGCGCAGCTGGCCAAAATCGGTACGCCGCAATGGCAGGAGTTCCTCGCTGCCTGGCAATGA
- a CDS encoding DNA translocase FtsK, translating into MGARAIDRRAAPSPLPEKIGNLLQESRWLGLGAVALFLIMALWGFSKEDPGWSHAVISQTMHNPAGRAGAWIADLMLYIFGLSAWWWVVLLGMFVWWGFRKFNSPDEHKQHPLFIALGGFAFLLLASSSLEALRFYSMKAELPLAPGGMLGIEVGRVLATQLGYTGATLLLLSAMAAGWSIFAGMSWLWAFEQLGVLLETFVGFFYGRVDAWRDRQIGKEVAQQREVVVEEEKRRVELHDPIIIETPPPEVPVSKKAEARIEREKQVALFPEAIIGGQLPPLHLLDPAPPATETVSAETLEYTSRLIERKLADFGVQVKVLAAMPGPVITRYEIEPAVGVKGAQIVNLARDLARALAMVSIRVVETVPGKSCMALELPNPKRQTVKLSEIISSKPYNDMTSPLTVCLGKDIGGLPVVADLAKTPHLLVAGTTGSGKSVGVNAMILSMLYKAEPDQVRLIMVDPKMLELSIYEGIPHLLAPVVTDMKQAANALHWCVTEMEKRYKLMSAMGVRNIAGLNTKIRDAEKRGEHIPNPLTLTPETPEPLKTMPFIVVIIDELADLMMVVGKKVEEQIARLAQKARASGIHLVLATQRPSVDVITGLIKANIPTRLSFQVSSKIDSRTILDQMGAEALLGQGDMLYLAPGTGYPTRVHGAFVSDDEVHRVVEHLKATGAPEYIEDILTGSGGDDEEGGESGEGGGDAESDPLYDQAVDIVLKNQRASISLVQRHLRIGYNRSARLIEAMEKAGLVSTMDGRGGREVLMKKPAE; encoded by the coding sequence ATGGGGGCCAGGGCTATTGATCGGCGGGCAGCGCCCAGCCCGTTGCCGGAAAAAATTGGCAATCTGTTGCAGGAGTCCCGCTGGTTGGGGTTGGGCGCTGTCGCGCTGTTCCTGATCATGGCCTTGTGGGGGTTCAGCAAGGAAGATCCGGGTTGGTCGCATGCGGTTATCTCGCAGACCATGCACAACCCGGCCGGCCGGGCCGGCGCCTGGATCGCCGACCTGATGCTCTATATTTTTGGCCTCTCCGCCTGGTGGTGGGTCGTGCTGCTCGGCATGTTCGTCTGGTGGGGTTTTCGCAAGTTCAATTCACCGGATGAGCACAAGCAGCATCCGCTGTTCATTGCGCTGGGCGGGTTTGCTTTCCTTTTGCTCGCCAGTTCGTCGCTGGAGGCGCTCCGGTTTTATTCGATGAAGGCGGAGTTGCCGCTGGCGCCGGGTGGCATGCTCGGTATCGAGGTCGGCCGCGTGCTGGCCACCCAGCTTGGTTATACCGGGGCGACCTTGCTGTTGCTATCAGCGATGGCGGCTGGCTGGAGCATTTTTGCTGGCATGTCTTGGCTGTGGGCCTTTGAGCAGTTGGGCGTGCTGCTGGAAACTTTTGTCGGCTTCTTTTATGGTCGCGTTGATGCCTGGCGTGACCGGCAGATCGGCAAGGAAGTGGCGCAGCAGCGCGAAGTGGTGGTCGAGGAAGAGAAACGCCGCGTCGAACTGCACGATCCGATCATCATCGAAACACCGCCGCCCGAAGTGCCGGTTTCCAAGAAGGCCGAGGCGCGTATTGAACGTGAAAAGCAGGTGGCGCTGTTCCCCGAGGCGATCATCGGCGGCCAGTTGCCACCGTTGCATCTGCTCGACCCGGCGCCGCCGGCGACCGAAACGGTCAGCGCCGAAACGCTGGAATACACCTCACGCCTGATCGAGCGCAAGCTGGCCGATTTCGGCGTTCAGGTCAAGGTGCTGGCGGCCATGCCCGGCCCGGTCATTACCCGCTACGAAATCGAGCCGGCCGTCGGCGTCAAAGGCGCGCAGATCGTCAATCTGGCCCGCGACCTGGCCCGGGCGCTGGCCATGGTGTCGATCCGTGTGGTTGAAACGGTGCCCGGCAAGTCGTGCATGGCGCTCGAACTGCCGAACCCGAAGCGGCAGACCGTCAAGCTCTCCGAGATCATCTCGAGCAAGCCGTACAACGACATGACCAGCCCGCTGACCGTCTGCCTCGGCAAGGACATAGGCGGCCTGCCAGTAGTCGCTGACCTGGCCAAGACGCCCCACCTGCTGGTGGCCGGGACAACCGGTTCGGGCAAGTCGGTCGGCGTCAATGCAATGATTCTGTCGATGCTCTACAAGGCCGAGCCGGATCAGGTGCGCCTCATCATGGTCGACCCCAAGATGCTCGAACTGTCCATCTACGAAGGCATTCCACACCTGCTGGCGCCCGTGGTCACCGACATGAAGCAGGCGGCCAATGCGCTGCACTGGTGCGTCACCGAGATGGAGAAACGCTACAAGCTGATGTCGGCGATGGGCGTGCGCAACATTGCCGGCCTCAACACCAAGATTCGCGATGCCGAAAAGCGCGGCGAGCACATCCCGAACCCGCTGACCCTGACCCCGGAAACGCCGGAGCCGTTGAAGACGATGCCTTTCATCGTCGTCATCATCGACGAGCTGGCCGACCTGATGATGGTCGTCGGCAAGAAGGTCGAGGAACAGATTGCCCGCCTGGCCCAGAAGGCGCGCGCATCCGGCATCCATCTGGTGCTGGCGACGCAGCGTCCGTCGGTTGATGTCATTACCGGCCTGATCAAGGCCAACATCCCGACCCGCCTGTCCTTCCAGGTGTCGAGCAAGATCGACTCGCGGACCATCCTTGACCAGATGGGCGCCGAAGCGCTGCTCGGCCAAGGCGACATGCTTTACCTAGCGCCGGGCACCGGTTATCCGACCCGCGTTCATGGTGCTTTCGTCTCCGATGACGAAGTGCATCGCGTTGTTGAACACCTCAAGGCCACCGGTGCGCCGGAATACATCGAGGACATCCTGACCGGTTCGGGCGGCGACGACGAGGAGGGCGGCGAAAGCGGCGAGGGCGGCGGAGATGCCGAGAGCGACCCGCTCTACGATCAA
- a CDS encoding P-II family nitrogen regulator: MKKIEAIIKPFKLDEVREALSEIGISGLTVTEVKGFGRQKGHTELYRGAEYVVDFLPKIKIEIVVNSDNVEPAIEAIIKAARTGKIGDGKIFVMPVEQVVRIRTGETDEAAV, encoded by the coding sequence ATGAAGAAAATCGAAGCCATCATCAAGCCGTTCAAGCTCGACGAAGTGCGCGAAGCCCTGTCTGAAATCGGCATCAGCGGCTTGACTGTGACCGAAGTCAAAGGCTTTGGCCGTCAGAAAGGTCATACCGAACTGTACCGTGGTGCGGAATATGTCGTCGATTTCCTGCCCAAGATCAAGATCGAGATCGTCGTCAATTCTGACAATGTCGAGCCAGCCATTGAGGCCATCATCAAGGCGGCACGCACCGGCAAGATCGGTGACGGCAAGATTTTCGTAATGCCGGTTGAGCAGGTAGTGCGCATCCGTACAGGCGAAACCGACGAAGCGGCCGTCTGA
- a CDS encoding NAD+ synthase, which yields MLRIAVAQFNATVGDLTGNVERIIKCASEAKARGAQVLLTPELALCGYPPEDLLLRPDFYRACQRALDDLASRVEGIAVVVGHPEEYEGRCYNAATVIENGRSNAVYRKMRLPNYEVFDEKRYFEPGTEACVVTLAGVRCGINICADIWEAGAAELAHKAGAELLLVLNASPCHLEKHQQRIQVLGDRIDATGIPAVYCNLVGGQDELVFDGASFALDTRKNCCMRLPQFEEALGIVDFDAGRLRSDDMADELSLEAEAYRALVVGVRDYIGKTGFKGAIIGLSGGIDSALTLCVAVDALGADKVRAVMMPSPYTAQMSLDDSREMIRVLGVRYDEIAIAPAMEVYGAMLDPLFAGLPADTTEENIQARIRGNILMALSNKTGALVLTTGNKSEMAVGYCTLYGDMAGGFAVIKDVYKTLVYRLSVYRNTLCQGDPVIPENIIVRPPSAELKPDQTDQDSLPPYEVLDAIVRAYMEEDRSPREIIAAGLPEADVRRVVCLLRIAEYKRRQAPIGIRITPRGFGKDWRYPITNRYSDEF from the coding sequence ATGTTGCGTATCGCCGTTGCCCAGTTCAACGCTACCGTCGGTGACCTGACGGGCAACGTCGAACGCATCATCAAATGCGCTAGCGAAGCTAAAGCCCGCGGCGCCCAGGTACTGCTGACGCCGGAACTGGCGTTGTGCGGCTACCCGCCGGAAGACCTGCTGCTGCGCCCGGATTTCTACCGGGCCTGCCAGCGGGCTCTCGACGATCTGGCCTCCCGTGTTGAAGGTATCGCCGTCGTTGTCGGGCATCCGGAAGAGTATGAAGGTCGCTGCTACAACGCGGCCACGGTCATTGAAAATGGCCGGAGCAATGCGGTCTACCGCAAGATGCGCCTGCCCAATTACGAAGTTTTCGACGAAAAGCGCTATTTCGAGCCCGGCACTGAAGCTTGCGTTGTCACGCTGGCTGGCGTGCGTTGTGGTATCAACATCTGTGCCGACATCTGGGAAGCCGGAGCCGCCGAACTGGCGCACAAGGCCGGCGCCGAATTGTTGCTCGTACTCAACGCTTCGCCTTGTCATCTCGAAAAACATCAGCAGCGCATTCAGGTGCTTGGCGACCGGATTGATGCGACGGGGATTCCCGCTGTTTATTGCAATCTGGTCGGTGGCCAGGATGAGCTGGTCTTCGACGGTGCCTCTTTTGCGCTTGATACACGGAAAAACTGCTGCATGCGCCTGCCACAGTTCGAGGAAGCGCTGGGTATCGTCGATTTCGACGCCGGTCGCTTGCGTTCGGACGACATGGCTGACGAACTCTCGCTTGAGGCCGAGGCCTACCGGGCGCTGGTTGTCGGCGTGCGTGACTATATCGGCAAGACGGGTTTCAAGGGCGCGATCATCGGCCTGTCTGGCGGTATCGACTCGGCTTTGACGCTGTGTGTGGCGGTCGACGCGCTGGGGGCCGACAAGGTCCGCGCCGTGATGATGCCGTCGCCCTATACCGCGCAGATGAGCCTCGACGATTCGCGCGAGATGATCCGCGTTCTCGGTGTGCGCTATGACGAAATCGCCATCGCGCCAGCGATGGAAGTCTACGGCGCTATGCTCGATCCGTTGTTCGCTGGCTTGCCGGCTGATACGACTGAAGAGAATATCCAGGCGCGCATCCGCGGCAATATCCTGATGGCGCTGTCGAACAAGACTGGCGCGCTGGTGCTGACGACAGGCAACAAGTCGGAAATGGCAGTCGGCTACTGCACGCTGTACGGCGACATGGCTGGTGGTTTTGCAGTGATCAAGGACGTCTACAAAACGCTGGTCTATCGCCTCTCGGTTTACCGCAATACCCTGTGCCAGGGTGATCCGGTTATTCCGGAAAACATCATCGTCCGGCCGCCATCGGCCGAACTGAAGCCTGACCAGACCGACCAGGACTCGCTGCCGCCGTATGAAGTCCTGGACGCCATCGTTCGCGCCTACATGGAAGAGGATCGCAGTCCGCGCGAGATTATTGCCGCCGGCCTGCCGGAAGCGGATGTGCGGCGTGTCGTGTGTCTGCTGCGGATTGCCGAATACAAGCGCCGGCAGGCGCCAATCGGCATTCGCATCACACCGCGTGGTTTTGGCAAGGATTGGCGGTATCCTATTACCAACCGGTATTCAGACGAATTTTAA
- the rfaD gene encoding ADP-glyceromanno-heptose 6-epimerase — translation MYIVVTGAAGFIGSNIVKALNERGITNIIAVDNLTKADKFKNLIDCEVVDYLDKNDFIERIQAGHFDGEIDAILHEGACSDTMETDGRYMMENNYRYSMILLDWCLDQDVQFLYASSAATYGSSGTFKEERQYEGPLNVYGYSKFLFDQIVRQRLAQKPSSQIVGFRYFNVYGPRETHKGRMASVAFHNFNQFRADGKVKLFEGSHGYPDGGQQRDFVFVGDVAKVNLFFLDHPEKSGIFNLGSGRAQSFNDVAVAAVNGCRKARNESALSLDELRAQGLLEYVAFPEALKGKYQAFTQADLSKLRAAGYDAPMATVEEGVSQYIEWLNRNV, via the coding sequence ATGTACATCGTCGTCACCGGCGCCGCCGGCTTCATCGGTTCCAATATCGTCAAGGCGCTCAACGAGCGCGGCATCACGAACATCATTGCCGTCGATAATCTGACCAAAGCTGACAAGTTCAAGAACCTGATCGATTGTGAAGTCGTCGACTATCTCGACAAGAACGACTTCATCGAGCGTATCCAGGCCGGTCATTTCGATGGAGAAATCGACGCCATCCTGCACGAAGGCGCTTGTTCCGACACCATGGAGACGGACGGCCGCTACATGATGGAGAACAACTACCGTTACTCCATGATTCTGCTCGACTGGTGCCTGGATCAGGACGTTCAGTTCCTGTATGCCTCCAGCGCGGCGACCTACGGATCCAGCGGTACTTTCAAGGAAGAGCGCCAGTACGAAGGGCCGCTCAACGTCTACGGTTATTCCAAATTCCTGTTTGACCAGATCGTTCGTCAGCGCCTAGCCCAGAAACCCTCGTCGCAGATCGTCGGTTTTCGCTATTTCAATGTTTATGGCCCGCGTGAAACGCACAAGGGACGCATGGCTTCGGTCGCCTTCCACAACTTCAACCAGTTCCGCGCCGACGGCAAGGTCAAGTTGTTCGAAGGTTCGCACGGCTACCCGGATGGCGGCCAGCAGCGGGATTTTGTCTTCGTTGGTGACGTCGCCAAGGTCAATCTGTTTTTCCTTGATCACCCTGAAAAGTCTGGCATCTTCAACCTCGGTTCCGGCCGTGCACAGAGCTTCAACGATGTTGCGGTGGCGGCGGTCAACGGCTGCCGCAAAGCCAGAAATGAGTCGGCGTTGTCGCTGGACGAATTACGGGCACAGGGTTTGCTGGAGTACGTTGCCTTCCCCGAGGCCCTGAAGGGCAAGTATCAGGCATTCACGCAGGCTGATCTGAGCAAACTTCGTGCTGCCGGTTACGACGCGCCGATGGCCACGGTTGAGGAGGGCGTCTCCCAATATATCGAGTGGCTCAATCGCAATGTATAA
- the ppa gene encoding inorganic diphosphatase: protein MALNNVPSGKSLPDDFNVIIEISAHSEPVKYEVDKESGAIFVDRFMSTSMHYPCNYGYIPHTIAGDGDPVDVLVVAPFSLPPGVVVRCRPLGQLSMTDEGGNDAKLLAVPVDKLTPLYKDVKSIEDMPELLRKQISHFFEHYKDLEPGKWVKVNGWEDIDAARNEVMEGVQRFNDAKDKPNY, encoded by the coding sequence ATGGCTCTTAACAACGTTCCTTCCGGCAAGTCCCTCCCCGACGATTTCAACGTCATCATCGAGATTTCCGCTCATTCCGAGCCGGTCAAGTACGAAGTTGACAAGGAAAGTGGCGCGATCTTCGTCGACCGCTTCATGTCCACGTCCATGCACTATCCCTGCAACTACGGCTACATCCCGCACACCATTGCTGGTGACGGTGATCCGGTCGACGTGCTGGTCGTTGCTCCGTTCTCCCTGCCGCCGGGCGTTGTCGTCCGTTGCCGCCCGCTGGGCCAACTGTCGATGACCGACGAAGGTGGCAACGATGCCAAACTGCTGGCCGTGCCGGTCGACAAGCTGACCCCGCTGTACAAGGACGTCAAGTCCATCGAAGACATGCCGGAACTGCTGCGCAAGCAGATTTCCCATTTCTTCGAGCACTACAAGGATCTGGAGCCGGGCAAGTGGGTCAAGGTCAATGGCTGGGAAGATATTGATGCCGCCCGCAATGAAGTCATGGAAGGCGTCCAGCGTTTCAACGACGCCAAGGACAAGCCAAACTACTAA